GTATTCACCAGCTCAGCTGTCAAAGGTTCCTTCGAATCAACAATTCTGTTGTAACTCTGTGATCCAAGCCAAAGCTCATCCGACGTCAGATCATCGAGTCGTGAAACAGCAAACAGAATGGCCCGACAATCTTCGTTGGTCGTCGTGGAAGGATCCAGTCGGGTAACAACACTGAGCTCACGCAACCCGCGACGCCAGTCATTGTTCCAGATCTGTGTTCGGGCAACGAGGCATCGGGTCTTCAAAGCTCTCCGGGAATCTGTATCGAGTTCGACCGACAATTGCAGATCAACAAGTCCTTCTTCGAACATTCCGTTACAGATGGCCGCCACACCTGACAGCCGCCGAAATTCAGATTCGTTGGGAAAGAGCTGACATGCTTCCGCGCCTTCAGCCTGAACTTCCGCCCACTTCAGAGATTTGGCCAGGATTCCACACTTAAGGCGATAATAATCCGCTGTTTTATCTGCAGCGGGAGTGTCCATGAGTAACTGCAGTGCCTGTTCGGAATAGCCTTTCTGCAGAGCAAGACCGGCCGCTTCCAGCCGAACTTCAGAATCCACACCGACGGAATGCCTGTCGAGTTCGACAAGCTCATCAAAAAGTTTGCTGAACTCCGGTGACGCCACCATCGCTGCAGTACATCGAATTTTCAGCATCTGGCGATCGGCGATCGACCAACCTGTACCGTTTTCGACGGTATCTGCTTTGTCCAGCAGCGCCATTGCTTTCTCAAACCGCCCGTCCTGATAACACAGATTCGCGGTCTGAAGGATGAGATCCATATTTTCAGGAAATCGTGTAATAGCCGCCTCAAGCTCGCGAAGAACGAACCCTGGGTCCGATTCCGTCCACTCATCTACGAAAGCCCAAAGAAGTCGTTCGTTGGCTGAAAACGGCTGATAACTGTCCTTAACCAGTTTACGAATGTGTTCCTGAGTCGTGCTGCCATGTTTCTGACCGAAATGCAAAGACTCCAGAAGCAGACTGGAACGAAGGAGTGTTGACTCATCCACACTCAGACAAAGTTCGACACAGGTTTCCGGGTCCTCACACTTCAGACAACAGTCGGCCATCTGCAGTGTTTCCAGGGATGTTAGTCGCTGCGGATTTAGTCTTCGATAAGCTGTCAGTGCATCGGAATAGTGACCACCCCAGTAAAGACCGTTTGCAGCAAATAACAGCACGCCATCCTGTGCCGCAAACCTGGCAATCAGTTCATTGCAGGCATCCTGTGTACCGGCCCAGCCGTCAGCTGCTGCCAGTGCATAAATCTGAAGAATTTTCGCCTCAAGCTGTCTGTCCGCCGAAAAAGATCCAGGAACAGTCATCATGTCCGATGCAATGTCAGCGACATCAGAATTGATCGCATATCCAATGCATTCAAGGCGCTGTGTCGAGGTCAGTCTGTGATCGCTGCTCAATCGTTCCAGTATGCGGGCAATCGCGTCAAGCCTGTCGCACGCCACAGCTCTTCTTAACGTTTCCAGCAGAAGTGGTGTCGACGGATCAGCCTGAATTTCCACACGATTCAGACATACCTTGAGGAGATCATCCGCAGAATGTGTCTGACCGAGACCTTCGGCATAACGCAAAAAATAACCGTCGTTATTCGGAAACTGTTCACAAAGCCGTTCGGTAACCTGTATGGACTCTGCCACGCAGCCGTTGGCGTTGAGCACATTCACCAGCCGCGAGGCCATCAGCTCATCACGCATCTCTCCATCGAGAAACCGGGATGTCAGTTCACGAAGTTGGTCTGCAGTCTGGTCCGGTGAAACCAGTCCCTGCTCCAGCATCGTCAGCGATATATGAGGCCGGTGAAACGTATAGATCATTCCAAACGTGGTGAGCAGACCAGTCATACAAATGACACTAATGGTCTGTACAAACCTTTTTGTTATCCGAAACGGAGCTTTGTTCTGTGCTCTGTCGACCAGAACAGCAACGGTGTCTTTCTGCGTGGTTTCCGCAAGTATACTTCGTCCCTGTTCTTCAAATTTGTCAAATGTGATCGTGTGTCGGTCTCCCGATGTTCTGCTTTGACCGCTTCCTGCGACAGCTCCCAGCGGAGTATCGATTTCAAATTTAACACTGCCGTCAGACACATCTGATTCGTCTACAGTGATTTTCCACTTGTCCGCAACAGTACACACTCCAAGGGATCTGGTATCACTGATGTCTCCGGTGTGAGACATTTCCTGACTGATCACGGAAATCGGAAGTGGTAAAGAGCCATCGCTGCTGGCTGACCCCGATTTGGATTCAGGATTCAGACGTTCGTAGACGTCGTGAACAACTTTGCCGACTCCAACCTGCCATAATTCACAGATGTCCTGTTCGGAAAGCTTTTCAAAACGAATACCGATCTCGTACTCGGTCCGGGCCAGACGATGAGGAATCGATTTATCCCTGCGGCGACAGACAGTCCCCTGAAAGTGTGACACTCTTCCATCGTGATGAAGGTCAATTTCCACTTTCGCGTTCACCGGAACAGGTTCGTACGATCGTACACCCATCCCGTTTTCGTTGATGTCTGTGCAGACACCCAGAACACCTGCTGTGGTATCAGAGTCTTCCGTACACACTATAATTTCAGCAGGCATCCGCGCGTTTTCGTGACGCGTTGAAAATCTTTTTTCACCCGGGGACAGCGCTCGCCGAAGGTACATCACAGCAACCCCGCCGTGCAGAACAGTCAGGACGCCCCCGATTAGAAATGTATGTAAAGACTGCGGAACTCCAATCAGCAATCGGCCCAGGCCCACAACCAGGGCAAGCACGCTGAACGAAAGCAGAATAACCTGTGGCAGAATCGCGCCCAGTATTTTGTTCGACTGCCGGCCACGTTTTTTCGTCACAACAAAGTTAGTATTCCTGCGTTTGATTGCCCGCCAGGTGGCCTGAATCTGCACCCAAAAACAGGCCATGCCGCTGAATTCATTTCCGATCAGTGAAAAACACCCGCGGCCCGAGGCATACAAAGCTGTCCAGGCCAGCGTCAGGTGCAGCGCCAACAGCATAAAATACGTCGCCGTAACGTGACCGATGGGGCTAATCCCCGTCAGCATCATCAAAATCGGCGTGGCGTATATGATTAGCCGGGGAATTCCGCTCGTCCATCCCAGCATACTGCCAAGGTAATGCAAACGTTGCGACAGCGTCAGCCCGGGCATTGTGAGTGGATTGTCGCATTTGACAATGGACATGTTGCCTTCACCCCAGCGAAGTCGCTGAGACTGAAAGGTTGTTACATCCGGCGCGGCCTGGCCGGCCACCAGTCGTTCGTCACAAAACACGGATCTCCAGCCTCGTGCGTGAAGACGCAGACCGGTGTGCATGTCTTCTGTGATTGTTTCAGTTGCGATGCGCCCGACATCTTCCAGCGCTTCCCGTCGAAACATCGCGGCACTCCCGCAGAAAACCACGGCATTGTCGTTGTGTTTTCCAAGCTGAATGCACTTGTAAAAAAGATTGCCCTCTTCCCAGTAATAGCGTTTCTTCAGATCATAAAAGCTCGAGAAATTGAAGAAATTGTAGAATGCATGTGGCGTCTGCACATAGGCCACACGGGGATCTTCAAAGTATCCGACGGTACGACTGATAAAGTTGCTGCGGGCGACATGATCGGCATCAAAAATGATGACAAATTCGCCGTCCGTCTGTTCCAGCGCATTATTAATGTTCCCCGCCTTGGCGTGTAGATTGTCTTCCCTCGTGATGTAATTCACGCCCATCGACTCGGCCAGTAAACGGACTTCCTCTCGATTTCCGTCATCCAGCACATGAATCCTGCACGGATAGTCGAATTTCAGGTAAGACTGAATACTGCCACGAAGCAGCGGAACATCTTCGTTGTAGGTCGCAAGGAAGACGTCCACAGTCTTCCCGGAAAGAACCGCTGGCGCAGGTGCGGGTTCCGTGTTGCGAATCTGATAAAAATACAGCAGCATCAGCATGATGCCGTGTGCTTCCCCCACGAGTAACAGAACAGAAACACAGACCGCGTAATAGCCATCCATGTTCATCGTGTACAGCAGTCGATACACGAGATACACGATGCTCGCTACGCTGCTCAGCAGGAGAGAAATACTCTTTGTTTTGGAATCACTCATGATGTGCAGGTGTGTCTGACTTACTTTGGATAGATTTCCAACTCGTTTGAGTTGCCCGCAGATTTCGAGCGTCCAGCTCACCATAAACAGTTGTCACCGGGGCTACTGAGATACCAAAACATTCCTGGCCGCACCGAGTGACCTGAAGGTCCCGAATCGTGGTTCGCCCGCACGAATGCAGTTTTCCGTTCTCCGGAATACATCCGAGTGGAACTTAGTTCATGTGCAGGATGGCACTTTGCAACTCTCACATTTTCAGGCGTTCACACCCTGCCGGTCAGTCATTCATCCGGATGACCGGATCCACCGCTACAAGCTGCCCAGTGGAGGCCAGGCAGGTTCGTGTCAGGCGGCCCTCCACACACCAGCCTGGCCGACACGCGCCCGAGTTCACAGGTTTGAAAGATTGTGTTCAATAAAACGTACGATTCGACGGTACCGGGTGACACCCGTGTGTCACACCATGTTGACATAACGACACATTCGTTGACGTAACGCAATCCGGAGAACATTGCAGTAGTCAGCACAGACACACTTCACGGACCTGTCTCACAGAAAATCATGCAGGTTTTCGTGACAGTATTACGCAGGCAAATACTGCGAATACCCCACACCCGCCATAACTTCACCGCGAAGTCCGATAAGTGGCATCCATTTTGCGTCGTGAGTTCGTCATATGCCGGCCGTTTTCGAACGTCACTTTCGGGTGCCACAGTTCAATGACAACCTACATTTTCAATGCTCTCGATGCCACAGGACAGAGGCATGAAGGAACAATGGAAGGCGTTTCTCGCAGGATTATTGTCCGTCAACTCCTTAAAAAAGAACTGCATCCCACCCTTATCGAAGAGACAGTGACGTCCGATCCCGGAACGAAATCCGTTCGCCAGTCAGCCGTGTCTTCGATGTATGGCCGACTTGGTGAATTGCTGGATACCGGAGTTCCACTGGCACAGGCGCTAAAACTGGTAGCAGACATCACCACAAACGAAAGTCTGCAGCACGTGATGCGCACACTGCACCGTGACGTCAATGATGGTATTGACCTGGCAACCGCCGCTGCACGCCAGCCCAAAGTTTTCTCCCCCGTGGCCGTTGCTGTTTTGCGTGCCAGTATGGCCGGAGGATTCACCGCAGCCGCTTTGAAACAACTTGAGGCCAGCATGCAGAAGTCAATTGAAATGCGTAATCGTCTGATCGGAGCAATGCTTTATCCGGCATTTCTGGTGGTCTCAGGCGTCGTCATGCTGCTTGCATTATTTCTGTTCTTCATTCCTCGTTTTGAAACCATGTTCGCTTCACTGAAAGATGCAGATCAACTTCCGGTTATTACGACCGTGATGATGTCAACACACGAATTCATCGAAGCTCACCTGATGTCACTCGTCACGGGTTTCGCGGCATTATTTTTTATGGTGGTGACCATGCTGAGCAGACCGGCGTGCCGTTTGGCGGGACTCCGGTTCCTGATGCAAATCCCGAAGCTCGGTGAATTCATTGCGATTATTTCACTTTCACGGTTTTCACAACTTATTTCGACACTCCTGAAAAACGGAGTTACCTTAGACAAGGCACTGCAACTCTGCGTCAACGCCACTAACAATATTCTGCTGAGAGAATTAGTCCGAGATGCAGCCGGTCGGGTGTCTGAGGGAGAAACTTTGAGTTCACGGTTCCGTAATGTCCCCTGGGTTCCTCTCGAATTCAGTGAACTTCTGGTCGTAGGTGAACGAACTAACAGACTTTCAGAAACACTGAGTGATGTGTCGGCACTTTATGAAACACGAATCTCCAACATAGTGAAGTCCGCATTAACGCTTGTTGAACCCGTACTGCTGGTGTGCATCGGACTCACCGTTTCAGCGATGGTATTTGCTGTGGTGCTGCCGATTCTTCGGGCTTCCAGTCTCGTGTGACTCGTTACGCTGATTCTGCCGGTTGAATCATAAACAACGGGTCAACTAAGCGAAGGAACAACGTACCATGAACAAATCACACCGACCTGCTGTCATGTGTTGCCTGACAGACAACTCACGCCGGGGCCGTCAACTTTCAGGAATCAGCCGGCCTCTTCGAGGCTTCACCCTGCTTGAGATCCTGCTGGTCCTGGCAATCCTTGGTGCCATTGCTTCTGTGATCGTTCCGGATTTGCTCAGCCGACAGAACAAAGCCAACCGGGACACCGCAATGCTGACACTCCAGTCCGCGGAACAGGCACTAAAAATGTACCTGATTGACCATCAGGGACGGTGGCCTGATTCCAAGTCGGGACTTGACGTACTGGTTGAAGAACCACCGAATGACCCACGATGGTTCGGTCCATACCTCACCGCTGAGCCGGTTGATCCGTGGGGACAGAAACTACTGGTCCGGGCGTCGAGACGAAAGGAGGGGCAGTTTACATTTTATTCTGTCGGCCCCGACGGCCGCGAAGGTACAGACGATGATGTGGTCATTCCTGACACTTACAGCCAAAGTAATTCATGAAAGATCTGAATCGTGACACAGCGCACACTCACTCATCAGCAGCAAACCCGCGCTGGGTTTACTTTTCTGGAACTGATGGTTGTATTGACTCTGCTGACCGGAGTCATCGGTGTTGCCACCCCTGCGATGATCCAGTGGATGAATGCCAGAAGTATCCGCAACACTGCGGAATCTGTTGCCGGAACGCTGCTGCAAACCTCTTCTGATGCCATGTGGACCGGATTACCGCATGCCTTTGAATATTCGCCGGAACTCAATTCCTATCGGTCAGTGACCGTTAATGAAAAACCACAATCTTCCCCGACCGGACAGCCCCTGGATGAAAACCGTAACTGGAAATCTTTACCGGACTCGCTGAGTCTGAGCCGCATGAATCGTCAGGACAACTCACCTCCGTATTTCAAAATCATCTTTGATGTCAACGGGCACAGTGACTGTTTGGGCCTGAATATTATTGGCCCCGGCATACATCAGGGGATTCACATTGATCCCGTATCCGGACTTCCGTCTCTGACCACAGAATAAACTGACTGAAGTGGTAAGTTATGTTCTGCCGCCGACATTTCTGCAAAGTTCAACGCAGCCGCAGAGGCGCCCTGGTGGCCGAAACAGTCATGGCGATCGCTGTTCTGATGGCCGTTGCCGTCCCGGCGGGTGTGCTGGTTGACAGTGCAATTGAAGCGGCTGGCCGCGCACGTCGCAACGTTGTTGCCGCCCGTGCTGCAGAGCAACTGATCAATCAGGTCGCCAGTACGGATTTCATGGCAGACAACGGGGGTCTGCCTCAGTCGAACCACGGTCTTCATGCGGCGCACCCTGCCTACAACTGGACAAGAACCGTCGAACACGACAACCAGAGTGGCGGCGTCATTGTGAAGGTAGAGATCACATTCTTCGATCGGTCTCAGCCTGATGTCAGTATGTCTCGCGTACTGGCCGTTTTTGATGAACAGTCTCGACGGAACAGTGACGAACGGCAGCACGGCCTTCTGCGAAGGTCAGATCAATGAACAAAACACAGAAACCGGGCAGCTACTCAATCCTGTCTCGTTCACAATACCTGAAGAAACCAGCAGTCAAACGAACCGGGTTTACGTTTGTTGAGTTGATGATCAGCCTGAGTCTGCTTGCGGTATTCGCTATGATCATCAATCAGATGCTGATGAATGTTGGAAGGATCTCGTGGGACAGTAATCATGAACTTCTGGCCTTCAGAACAACATCAGTCGTCACAGATCACCTCCGTACCAGAATGAATACCACGTTCTCCTGTGTTGGGCTGCAGACAGTCCTCAGCCGTTTGGACACCGCTTCTTCGGACAGTCCGTCTGTGCCTGACAACGAAACAGCCGGTCTGTCAGAAAACACCCGTAACCCTCGCCAAAACACCGTACTTACATCCCAGCAAAACGTTACGAACGGTCCTGACACCGGCCAACCCGTGATCTGTGCCCTGATCGGTACAAAAAAACAACTGTTTCTGTCGGATCAGATTCGTGACGGTGTGGCCACCCGGGGAACCTTTTACGGTGGTCCAAAACAGCAACTGACCCGTTTGCTGGGCAAAGCGGGAATCATTGTGCTGCACGCCGAGCAGCAAATTGATTGTTTCGCCACGATGTCAGCCGAATCACCGGTATCAGCCGGAGACATCCGCGGCGAACAGGTCATCATGCTGAGCGATTTTCCAATCAGCATAGATTTCCGATATCAGACCGAAGGAATGTGGGTATCAGAGTTCAATTCACTCGTCAGCGATCGTCTGCCTTCTGCGGTTGAGATCACAGTTCGTATGTGGCCAAATACGCCAAAGGAATATGAGAGCGTGAGTGTTTACAGCCCGCGGACTTTTTTTGACTGTGAAACGGCCACTACCCGGCAACAGCAACAACGGTCTTCAGGTTTCGGAAGTCGTTAAAACCGACAGACCGTGTCTCCCTATTAATTTCAAATGACTGTAGACAGTCGTTCCGCATCTGCACCGAAACTGAAACCAAACCCAACACCTATACAGCCGGTAAAAATGTGACAACGTTTCCTGTGCAATATTCAGACAGGCGGTCAACATGCGTAAACTAAACTTCAGCTCAACTCTCAGGGCCGGCCTGAAGCGTCAGGGCGTGATTCTGGTCACGGCAATGATTCTCCTGACAGTGGTTGCGTTTTCCGCGTTCCAGCTGGCGTCATGGGCCAACAACAGTTTAAAGATTGCAATAGCGATCAGACAGCAGATTGATCTGCGGGTTGCCATGCATTCGGGTGTCAGTCAGATGTGCCTGCGTCTGCGTCAGGGAATGATTTTTCCCGGACAGACAGATAACGAGGCCGTATCGACCTGTCAGGTCCGGACCGGAACTGTCCACGACCCCGTTACAGTGTCTGCCTGCAGACCCGTCTCGGACGACAGTAACGAAATACGTGTAAATGGCTTTACCGATGAAAGTGCAAAACTGGACGTGAACTGGGCTGCAGGACTGGAAGCACAGGCAGGCAGAACACTTTTGATGCATGTCCCGGGAATGACAATTCAGGCTGCTGA
The DNA window shown above is from Fuerstiella sp. and carries:
- a CDS encoding type II secretion system F family protein; translated protein: MTTYIFNALDATGQRHEGTMEGVSRRIIVRQLLKKELHPTLIEETVTSDPGTKSVRQSAVSSMYGRLGELLDTGVPLAQALKLVADITTNESLQHVMRTLHRDVNDGIDLATAAARQPKVFSPVAVAVLRASMAGGFTAAALKQLEASMQKSIEMRNRLIGAMLYPAFLVVSGVVMLLALFLFFIPRFETMFASLKDADQLPVITTVMMSTHEFIEAHLMSLVTGFAALFFMVVTMLSRPACRLAGLRFLMQIPKLGEFIAIISLSRFSQLISTLLKNGVTLDKALQLCVNATNNILLRELVRDAAGRVSEGETLSSRFRNVPWVPLEFSELLVVGERTNRLSETLSDVSALYETRISNIVKSALTLVEPVLLVCIGLTVSAMVFAVVLPILRASSLV
- the gspG gene encoding type II secretion system major pseudopilin GspG, whose amino-acid sequence is MNKSHRPAVMCCLTDNSRRGRQLSGISRPLRGFTLLEILLVLAILGAIASVIVPDLLSRQNKANRDTAMLTLQSAEQALKMYLIDHQGRWPDSKSGLDVLVEEPPNDPRWFGPYLTAEPVDPWGQKLLVRASRRKEGQFTFYSVGPDGREGTDDDVVIPDTYSQSNS
- a CDS encoding prepilin-type N-terminal cleavage/methylation domain-containing protein; the encoded protein is MNKTQKPGSYSILSRSQYLKKPAVKRTGFTFVELMISLSLLAVFAMIINQMLMNVGRISWDSNHELLAFRTTSVVTDHLRTRMNTTFSCVGLQTVLSRLDTASSDSPSVPDNETAGLSENTRNPRQNTVLTSQQNVTNGPDTGQPVICALIGTKKQLFLSDQIRDGVATRGTFYGGPKQQLTRLLGKAGIIVLHAEQQIDCFATMSAESPVSAGDIRGEQVIMLSDFPISIDFRYQTEGMWVSEFNSLVSDRLPSAVEITVRMWPNTPKEYESVSVYSPRTFFDCETATTRQQQQRSSGFGSR
- a CDS encoding prepilin-type N-terminal cleavage/methylation domain-containing protein, whose product is MTQRTLTHQQQTRAGFTFLELMVVLTLLTGVIGVATPAMIQWMNARSIRNTAESVAGTLLQTSSDAMWTGLPHAFEYSPELNSYRSVTVNEKPQSSPTGQPLDENRNWKSLPDSLSLSRMNRQDNSPPYFKIIFDVNGHSDCLGLNIIGPGIHQGIHIDPVSGLPSLTTE
- a CDS encoding glycosyltransferase, with translation MSDSKTKSISLLLSSVASIVYLVYRLLYTMNMDGYYAVCVSVLLLVGEAHGIMLMLLYFYQIRNTEPAPAPAVLSGKTVDVFLATYNEDVPLLRGSIQSYLKFDYPCRIHVLDDGNREEVRLLAESMGVNYITREDNLHAKAGNINNALEQTDGEFVIIFDADHVARSNFISRTVGYFEDPRVAYVQTPHAFYNFFNFSSFYDLKKRYYWEEGNLFYKCIQLGKHNDNAVVFCGSAAMFRREALEDVGRIATETITEDMHTGLRLHARGWRSVFCDERLVAGQAAPDVTTFQSQRLRWGEGNMSIVKCDNPLTMPGLTLSQRLHYLGSMLGWTSGIPRLIIYATPILMMLTGISPIGHVTATYFMLLALHLTLAWTALYASGRGCFSLIGNEFSGMACFWVQIQATWRAIKRRNTNFVVTKKRGRQSNKILGAILPQVILLSFSVLALVVGLGRLLIGVPQSLHTFLIGGVLTVLHGGVAVMYLRRALSPGEKRFSTRHENARMPAEIIVCTEDSDTTAGVLGVCTDINENGMGVRSYEPVPVNAKVEIDLHHDGRVSHFQGTVCRRRDKSIPHRLARTEYEIGIRFEKLSEQDICELWQVGVGKVVHDVYERLNPESKSGSASSDGSLPLPISVISQEMSHTGDISDTRSLGVCTVADKWKITVDESDVSDGSVKFEIDTPLGAVAGSGQSRTSGDRHTITFDKFEEQGRSILAETTQKDTVAVLVDRAQNKAPFRITKRFVQTISVICMTGLLTTFGMIYTFHRPHISLTMLEQGLVSPDQTADQLRELTSRFLDGEMRDELMASRLVNVLNANGCVAESIQVTERLCEQFPNNDGYFLRYAEGLGQTHSADDLLKVCLNRVEIQADPSTPLLLETLRRAVACDRLDAIARILERLSSDHRLTSTQRLECIGYAINSDVADIASDMMTVPGSFSADRQLEAKILQIYALAAADGWAGTQDACNELIARFAAQDGVLLFAANGLYWGGHYSDALTAYRRLNPQRLTSLETLQMADCCLKCEDPETCVELCLSVDESTLLRSSLLLESLHFGQKHGSTTQEHIRKLVKDSYQPFSANERLLWAFVDEWTESDPGFVLRELEAAITRFPENMDLILQTANLCYQDGRFEKAMALLDKADTVENGTGWSIADRQMLKIRCTAAMVASPEFSKLFDELVELDRHSVGVDSEVRLEAAGLALQKGYSEQALQLLMDTPAADKTADYYRLKCGILAKSLKWAEVQAEGAEACQLFPNESEFRRLSGVAAICNGMFEEGLVDLQLSVELDTDSRRALKTRCLVARTQIWNNDWRRGLRELSVVTRLDPSTTTNEDCRAILFAVSRLDDLTSDELWLGSQSYNRIVDSKEPLTAELVNTTTSLLLRRQAYSTVLQLTDLYPEFRKADVWVEFNCGLALHGLQKYQQAIDCFQTVILKVENEQAAVARVALANSEYKGVRFDGIADANERKTTLLVDANLAAARSSVGAQRPDLAVIYFERAARLRPFDTETLYEYAGVLLLHGQFEKARDILPVRTSDLSLSHRLLRLQLLVTGDDFVRTSEELDELLVRFDSLEMPPTALWRLAEISAGFKRHVEAAALYQQYLSGSVPNRHEAQERYVRQIALTGDTAGAVDYFRRELSVDSCELESLVCLTSCFLNSDSAKSQADNTSYLQQISRRMGRAPLSPERSRLKENVVYCYVQSDDVQNAVVLLKELNVDLSDTRRDLLLLYAELTAQLGDIEASNQALRTLNK